A single Dreissena polymorpha isolate Duluth1 chromosome 14, UMN_Dpol_1.0, whole genome shotgun sequence DNA region contains:
- the LOC127857929 gene encoding solute carrier family 28 member 3-like isoform X6 has translation MSVEFKGVRPLNDGVDNAGYQNTEKKNGAIDETSFTDIAMTNESLDEEKAREAKEDMTSYNAYHRGLIYGRQKAYTYYTEHRKGIRTIVGLIILCLYFAYVAYAFSYKFGDEGSWRLLGVTVLLVFLLALINLCSAYQVAIDAWWEGTRSCRTSRCAKRTGTSISWLLRIAVTVGVVVYVIIDIVIDHPENLVSVAGVALYIIIFYFTSINPAKVNWHTVFWGIALQYVFALLILRTQWGYDMFKWLGDRVTEFLEHTMAGVLFAFGDKYTDHFFSMKVLSIVIFFFTIINILYYLGVMQAIIKVIGKFLAFCMGTTPAESINAAANIFVSMTESPLMIRPFLKDMTKSELHAVMTGGFATIAGSVLGAYISFGVPANHLLSASVMSAPAALAISKLSYPEVEETKASNDDYNKMEQSSEHNLIEAASNGATASIKIVGGILVNVIAFLALLAFLNATLTWIGFRVGIMDPNLTFELITSYVLYPVSYFMGVEPNDCRKVAELIGVKTFTNEFIAYERLKVLIQNRKDLTNYTSFYNTDAWFWDKGNVILNITGQVLTTGVITEKSEIITTYALCGFANFGSIGITLGGLGALVPSRRADLAKMVVRAMVCGNVACFLTACIAGLLYKPF, from the exons ATGTCTGTTGAATTCAAAGGAGTGAGACCACTCAACGATGGCGTTGATAATGCCGGGTACCAAAATACAGAAAAG AAAAATGGTGCAATCGACGAAACCTCGTTTACCGATATCGCTATGACCAACGAGTCTCTCGACGAGGAAAAAGCGCGCGAAGCCAAAGAGGATATGACGTCATACAACGCTTATCACCGAGGATTA ATCTACGGCCGTCAGAAGGCATACACATACTACACTGAACACAGAAAGGGAATCCGGACAATTGTTGGGCTCATCATTCTGTGTCTATATTTCGCCTACGTCGCGTATGCGTTTTCATACAA GTTCGGAGACGAGGGCTCGTGGCGGTTGCTGGGCGTGACCGTCCTTCTTGTGTTCCTCCTCGCCCTCATTAACCTCTGCAGCGCCTACCAGGTCGCCATCGACGCCTGGTGGGAGGGCACGCGGTCGTGTAGGACCTCCAGGTGTGCCAAGCGTACAGGAACATCAATATCTTG GCTGCTCCGCATTGCAGTGACTGTGGGCGTAGTTGTTTATGTCATAATTGACATCGTCATCGACCATCCGGAAAATCTCGTTTCAGTCGCAGGCGTGGCTTTGTACATCATTATATTTTACTTTACGTCCATCAATCCAGCTAAG GTCAACTGGCACACAGTGTTCTGGGGTATCGCCCTACAATACGTGTTTGCTCTGCTCATCCTCCGTACCCAGTGGGGGTATGATATGTTTAAGTGGCTTGGGGACAGGGTCACGGAGTTTCTGGAACACACGATGGCGGGTGTGCTGTTCGCATTTGGGGATAAATACACTGATCACTTCTTTTCCATGAAG GTTTTATCCATTGTGATATTTTTCTTCACCATCATCAACATTCTCTATTATCTGGGTGTGATGCAAGCCATTATAAAAGTCATTGGCAAATTCCTCGCCTTCTGTATGGGAACTACACCGGCCGAGTCCATCAACGCAGCAGCCAACATCTTTGTCTCCATG ACGGAGTCTCCATTGATGATCCGTCCGTTCTTGAAGGACATGACGAAGTCGGAGCTTCACGCCGTCATGACTGGAGGATTTGCAACTATCGCCGGAAGTGTACTTGGAGCTTACATTAGCTTCGGG GTTCCAGCCAATCACCTCCTATCCGCCAGTGTCATGAGTGCCCCGGCTGCTCTAGCCATATCCAAGCTTTCCTACCCAGAAGTCGAAGAGACGAAAGCATCCAACGACGATTATAACAAGATGGAACAATC TTCAGAACACAATCTCATCGAGGCGGCGTCAAATGGCGCCACGGCCAGTATCAAGATCGTCGGAGGTATCCTCGTGAACGTTATTGCATTTTTAGCGTTGCTGGCCTTCTTGAACGCAACCCTCACGTGGATTGGGTTCCGAGTTGGAATCATGGACCCCAATCTCACGTTTGAG TTAATAACTTCGTATGTCCTTTATCCAGTATCATATTTTATGGGCGTCGAACCAAACGACTGTAGAAAAGTCGCAGAACTTATTG GTGTGAAGACGTTTACAAACGAGTTCATAGCGTATGAAAGGTTAAAGGTGCTGATCCAGAATCGGAAGGACCTAACCAACTACACGAGCTTCTACAACACGGACGCCTGGTTCTGGGACAAGGGAAACGTGATCCTTAACATCACCGGACAGGTGCTCACAACCGGGGTCATTACG GAGAAATCCGAGATCATTACAACTTACGCCCTCTGTGGGTTCGCTAATTTCGGCTCAATTGGGATCACGCTTGGAGGCCTTGGCGCGCTGGTTCCTTCACGGAGAGCGGATCTGGCGAAAATGGTTGTCAGGGCCATGGTCTGTGGAAACGTAGCCTGCTTCCTTACCGCGTGCATAGCAG GACTTTTGTACAAACCGTTTTGA
- the LOC127857929 gene encoding solute carrier family 28 member 3-like isoform X2 — MDNTMDSKNRSDEPIDEMSVEFKGVRPLNDGVDNAGYQNTEKKNGAIDETSFTDIAMTNESLDEEKAREAKEDMTSYNAYHRGLIYGRQKAYTYYTEHRKGIRTIVGLIILCLYFAYVAYAFSYKFGDEGSWRLLGVTVLLVFLLALINLCSAYQVAIDAWWEGTRSCRTSRCAKRTGTSISWLLRIAVTVGVVVYVIIDIVIDHPENLVSVAGVALYIIIFYFTSINPAKVNWHTVFWGIALQYVFALLILRTQWGYDMFKWLGDRVTEFLEHTMAGVLFAFGDKYTDHFFSMKVLSIVIFFFTIINILYYLGVMQAIIKVIGKFLAFCMGTTPAESINAAANIFVSMTESPLMIRPFLKDMTKSELHAVMTGGFATIAGSVLGAYISFGVPANHLLSASVMSAPAALAISKLSYPEVEETKASNDDYNKMEQSSEHNLIEAASNGATASIKIVGGILVNVIAFLALLAFLNATLTWIGFRVGIMDPNLTFELITSYVLYPVSYFMGVEPNDCRKVAELIGVKTFTNEFIAYERLKVLIQNRKDLTNYTSFYNTDAWFWDKGNVILNITGQVLTTGVITEKSEIITTYALCGFANFGSIGITLGGLGALVPSRRADLAKMVVRAMVCGNVACFLTACIAGLLYKPF; from the exons ATGGATAATACAATGG ACTCAAAAAACAGAAGCGACGAGCCAATCGATGAAATGTCTGTTGAATTCAAAGGAGTGAGACCACTCAACGATGGCGTTGATAATGCCGGGTACCAAAATACAGAAAAG AAAAATGGTGCAATCGACGAAACCTCGTTTACCGATATCGCTATGACCAACGAGTCTCTCGACGAGGAAAAAGCGCGCGAAGCCAAAGAGGATATGACGTCATACAACGCTTATCACCGAGGATTA ATCTACGGCCGTCAGAAGGCATACACATACTACACTGAACACAGAAAGGGAATCCGGACAATTGTTGGGCTCATCATTCTGTGTCTATATTTCGCCTACGTCGCGTATGCGTTTTCATACAA GTTCGGAGACGAGGGCTCGTGGCGGTTGCTGGGCGTGACCGTCCTTCTTGTGTTCCTCCTCGCCCTCATTAACCTCTGCAGCGCCTACCAGGTCGCCATCGACGCCTGGTGGGAGGGCACGCGGTCGTGTAGGACCTCCAGGTGTGCCAAGCGTACAGGAACATCAATATCTTG GCTGCTCCGCATTGCAGTGACTGTGGGCGTAGTTGTTTATGTCATAATTGACATCGTCATCGACCATCCGGAAAATCTCGTTTCAGTCGCAGGCGTGGCTTTGTACATCATTATATTTTACTTTACGTCCATCAATCCAGCTAAG GTCAACTGGCACACAGTGTTCTGGGGTATCGCCCTACAATACGTGTTTGCTCTGCTCATCCTCCGTACCCAGTGGGGGTATGATATGTTTAAGTGGCTTGGGGACAGGGTCACGGAGTTTCTGGAACACACGATGGCGGGTGTGCTGTTCGCATTTGGGGATAAATACACTGATCACTTCTTTTCCATGAAG GTTTTATCCATTGTGATATTTTTCTTCACCATCATCAACATTCTCTATTATCTGGGTGTGATGCAAGCCATTATAAAAGTCATTGGCAAATTCCTCGCCTTCTGTATGGGAACTACACCGGCCGAGTCCATCAACGCAGCAGCCAACATCTTTGTCTCCATG ACGGAGTCTCCATTGATGATCCGTCCGTTCTTGAAGGACATGACGAAGTCGGAGCTTCACGCCGTCATGACTGGAGGATTTGCAACTATCGCCGGAAGTGTACTTGGAGCTTACATTAGCTTCGGG GTTCCAGCCAATCACCTCCTATCCGCCAGTGTCATGAGTGCCCCGGCTGCTCTAGCCATATCCAAGCTTTCCTACCCAGAAGTCGAAGAGACGAAAGCATCCAACGACGATTATAACAAGATGGAACAATC TTCAGAACACAATCTCATCGAGGCGGCGTCAAATGGCGCCACGGCCAGTATCAAGATCGTCGGAGGTATCCTCGTGAACGTTATTGCATTTTTAGCGTTGCTGGCCTTCTTGAACGCAACCCTCACGTGGATTGGGTTCCGAGTTGGAATCATGGACCCCAATCTCACGTTTGAG TTAATAACTTCGTATGTCCTTTATCCAGTATCATATTTTATGGGCGTCGAACCAAACGACTGTAGAAAAGTCGCAGAACTTATTG GTGTGAAGACGTTTACAAACGAGTTCATAGCGTATGAAAGGTTAAAGGTGCTGATCCAGAATCGGAAGGACCTAACCAACTACACGAGCTTCTACAACACGGACGCCTGGTTCTGGGACAAGGGAAACGTGATCCTTAACATCACCGGACAGGTGCTCACAACCGGGGTCATTACG GAGAAATCCGAGATCATTACAACTTACGCCCTCTGTGGGTTCGCTAATTTCGGCTCAATTGGGATCACGCTTGGAGGCCTTGGCGCGCTGGTTCCTTCACGGAGAGCGGATCTGGCGAAAATGGTTGTCAGGGCCATGGTCTGTGGAAACGTAGCCTGCTTCCTTACCGCGTGCATAGCAG
- the LOC127857929 gene encoding solute carrier family 28 member 3-like isoform X1, translated as MDNTMDSKNRSDEPIDEMSVEFKGVRPLNDGVDNAGYQNTEKKNGAIDETSFTDIAMTNESLDEEKAREAKEDMTSYNAYHRGLIYGRQKAYTYYTEHRKGIRTIVGLIILCLYFAYVAYAFSYKFGDEGSWRLLGVTVLLVFLLALINLCSAYQVAIDAWWEGTRSCRTSRCAKRTGTSISWLLRIAVTVGVVVYVIIDIVIDHPENLVSVAGVALYIIIFYFTSINPAKVNWHTVFWGIALQYVFALLILRTQWGYDMFKWLGDRVTEFLEHTMAGVLFAFGDKYTDHFFSMKVLSIVIFFFTIINILYYLGVMQAIIKVIGKFLAFCMGTTPAESINAAANIFVSMTESPLMIRPFLKDMTKSELHAVMTGGFATIAGSVLGAYISFGVPANHLLSASVMSAPAALAISKLSYPEVEETKASNDDYNKMEQSSEHNLIEAASNGATASIKIVGGILVNVIAFLALLAFLNATLTWIGFRVGIMDPNLTFELITSYVLYPVSYFMGVEPNDCRKVAELIGVKTFTNEFIAYERLKVLIQNRKDLTNYTSFYNTDAWFWDKGNVILNITGQVLTTGVITEKSEIITTYALCGFANFGSIGITLGGLGALVPSRRADLAKMVVRAMVCGNVACFLTACIAGLLYKPF; from the exons ATGGATAATACAATGG ACTCAAAAAACAGAAGCGACGAGCCAATCGATGAAATGTCTGTTGAATTCAAAGGAGTGAGACCACTCAACGATGGCGTTGATAATGCCGGGTACCAAAATACAGAAAAG AAAAATGGTGCAATCGACGAAACCTCGTTTACCGATATCGCTATGACCAACGAGTCTCTCGACGAGGAAAAAGCGCGCGAAGCCAAAGAGGATATGACGTCATACAACGCTTATCACCGAGGATTA ATCTACGGCCGTCAGAAGGCATACACATACTACACTGAACACAGAAAGGGAATCCGGACAATTGTTGGGCTCATCATTCTGTGTCTATATTTCGCCTACGTCGCGTATGCGTTTTCATACAA GTTCGGAGACGAGGGCTCGTGGCGGTTGCTGGGCGTGACCGTCCTTCTTGTGTTCCTCCTCGCCCTCATTAACCTCTGCAGCGCCTACCAGGTCGCCATCGACGCCTGGTGGGAGGGCACGCGGTCGTGTAGGACCTCCAGGTGTGCCAAGCGTACAGGAACATCAATATCTTG GCTGCTCCGCATTGCAGTGACTGTGGGCGTAGTTGTTTATGTCATAATTGACATCGTCATCGACCATCCGGAAAATCTCGTTTCAGTCGCAGGCGTGGCTTTGTACATCATTATATTTTACTTTACGTCCATCAATCCAGCTAAG GTCAACTGGCACACAGTGTTCTGGGGTATCGCCCTACAATACGTGTTTGCTCTGCTCATCCTCCGTACCCAGTGGGGGTATGATATGTTTAAGTGGCTTGGGGACAGGGTCACGGAGTTTCTGGAACACACGATGGCGGGTGTGCTGTTCGCATTTGGGGATAAATACACTGATCACTTCTTTTCCATGAAG GTTTTATCCATTGTGATATTTTTCTTCACCATCATCAACATTCTCTATTATCTGGGTGTGATGCAAGCCATTATAAAAGTCATTGGCAAATTCCTCGCCTTCTGTATGGGAACTACACCGGCCGAGTCCATCAACGCAGCAGCCAACATCTTTGTCTCCATG ACGGAGTCTCCATTGATGATCCGTCCGTTCTTGAAGGACATGACGAAGTCGGAGCTTCACGCCGTCATGACTGGAGGATTTGCAACTATCGCCGGAAGTGTACTTGGAGCTTACATTAGCTTCGGG GTTCCAGCCAATCACCTCCTATCCGCCAGTGTCATGAGTGCCCCGGCTGCTCTAGCCATATCCAAGCTTTCCTACCCAGAAGTCGAAGAGACGAAAGCATCCAACGACGATTATAACAAGATGGAACAATC TTCAGAACACAATCTCATCGAGGCGGCGTCAAATGGCGCCACGGCCAGTATCAAGATCGTCGGAGGTATCCTCGTGAACGTTATTGCATTTTTAGCGTTGCTGGCCTTCTTGAACGCAACCCTCACGTGGATTGGGTTCCGAGTTGGAATCATGGACCCCAATCTCACGTTTGAG TTAATAACTTCGTATGTCCTTTATCCAGTATCATATTTTATGGGCGTCGAACCAAACGACTGTAGAAAAGTCGCAGAACTTATTG GTGTGAAGACGTTTACAAACGAGTTCATAGCGTATGAAAGGTTAAAGGTGCTGATCCAGAATCGGAAGGACCTAACCAACTACACGAGCTTCTACAACACGGACGCCTGGTTCTGGGACAAGGGAAACGTGATCCTTAACATCACCGGACAGGTGCTCACAACCGGGGTCATTACG GAGAAATCCGAGATCATTACAACTTACGCCCTCTGTGGGTTCGCTAATTTCGGCTCAATTGGGATCACGCTTGGAGGCCTTGGCGCGCTGGTTCCTTCACGGAGAGCGGATCTGGCGAAAATGGTTGTCAGGGCCATGGTCTGTGGAAACGTAGCCTGCTTCCTTACCGCGTGCATAGCAG GACTTTTGTACAAACCGTTTTGA